Proteins from a single region of Hordeum vulgare subsp. vulgare chromosome 6H, MorexV3_pseudomolecules_assembly, whole genome shotgun sequence:
- the LOC123404961 gene encoding uncharacterized protein LOC123404961 yields the protein MQRKIADELKLDHETIALFEKQDEEDDINGVDQGSRDVIWKVAGSPRWVSITLMYKKLQEDTKTLLTRASSIFIQFQGTNSLCGLPNGLFERCSNLAVLTLSCCAFSFTSPPFLHCGKLRFLGLDHCTDLDNTKLEEQSCSTKWTCLNSLYVLDLRYTCWDEILSEEKVDLMENIMELNIEGVRGWRYTNKLQKRLPYLQRLRIIKPPRQAEKTSMDINESFREKSKLEILDLSGNSGMENLPTSLSIANKLEVLVLDGCCGLENVALTNSLLRSFSFDGYGAASQWTSAAELPRESSRPQRPSYDVDKKDVKTSKISLEGCTQLEFFFVRGLPNLVELDLSGCAIKVLDLRTIVMDVPNLKRLFLLGCEKLRLIKWDSDVETLKLELLCIDTRPWPETGRALRPTIVQDKRFELQVHVIAVDARLARSLYPLLRNANARDRICYISINITSSSVSGGGGVAQPQGKVGVAALYDDICNEAGSMWDFPQQPPTSHLHAHIEIGDGSCSVESELQSYEAGGLGLLMAIEAESLHVHDVSIRGHAITVFAGCVERLRWCRVERCPNLDTVFPSSTYFYYMGGPCLETIWASDLLMARCIWARVFGQDYNFKNLEHLHLHSCPSLGYALPVCWGDSFLRLKTLYIISCSGLVHIFVQTKKKHPPSSVQFPKLTTIHLHDLPSLQQICEDAETQAPALEKTRIRGCWSLRRLPALKGREPGMRRPTVEIEKDVWDALEWGGVESGHHPSLYEAPVQSRYHKRPMPRGTVLR from the exons ATGCAGAGAAAAATTGCAGATGAGCTAAAACTTGACCATGAGACCATAGCCTTGTTTGAGAagcaggatgaggaggatgacATCAATGGGGTGGACCAAGGCTCCAGGGATGTGATATGGAAGGTTGCT GGGTCTCCCCGTTGGGTTTCTATAACCTTGATGTACAAGAAACtacaagaggatacaaaaactctaCTGACAAGGGCATCATCAATCTTCATACAATTTCAAGGAACTAATAGCTTATGTGGATTACCAAATGGCTTGTTTGAAAGGTGCAGCAACCTTGCAGTGCTTACTCTGTCTTGTTGTGCCTTCAGTTTTACATCACCACCTTTTCTCCATTGCGGCAAGTTAAGATTCCTTGGATTAGACCACTGCACAGATCTTGACAATACCAAGCTTGAAGAACAAAGCTGCAGCACCAAGTGGACATGTCTGAATAGCCTGTATGTTCTAGACCTACGTTACACATGTTGGGATGAGATTTTATCGGAGGAAAAGGTGGATCTTATGGAAAACATCATGGAGCTAAACATAGAGGGAGTCAGGGGTTGGCGGTACACAAATAAATTACAGAAAAGACTGCCTTACCTTCAAAGGCTTCGAATAATCAAACCTCCACGTCAAGCTGAGAAGACATCAATGGACATCAACGAGTCATTTAGGGAGAAGTCAAAGTTAGAAATACTTGATTTGTCCGGTAACAGTGGCATGGAAAACCTACCAACAAGCCTATCAATTGCAAACAAACTTGAGGTGCTTGTTCTTGATGGTTGTTGTGGGCTAGAAAATGTTGCGCTGACTAATTCCTTGCTGAGGTCCTTTAGTTTTGATGGCTATGGAGCAGCATCTCAATGGACATCAGCAGCTGAGCTACCTCGAGAAAGTTCTCGCCCACAGCGTCCGTCTTATGATGTGGATAAGAAGGATGTCAAAACCTCCAAGATATCCCTAGAAGGGTGCACACAGTTGGAATTCTTTTTTGTACGGGGGCTGCCCAATCTAGTGGAGCTAGACCTTTCAGGATGCGCCATCAAGGTACTTGACCTCAGAACTATTGTGATGGATGTCCCAAATCTCAAAAGACTCTTTCTGCTGGGTTGTGAGAAGCTTCGTTTAATAAAGTGGGACTCAGATGTGGAAACACTGAAGTTGGAGTTGCTCTGTATAGACACACGACCCTGGCCCGAGACTGGGAGGGCACTTCGGCCAACAATTGTGCAGGATAAAAGATTCGAGTTGCAAGTCCATGTTATTGCGGTGGACGCCAGGCTCGCTCGGTCCTTGTATCCTCTGTTACGGAATGCAAATGCAAGAGACCGTATTTGCTATATTAGTATCAACATCACCTCTTCAAGTGTCTCTGGTGGTGGTGGGGTTGCTCAACCTCAAGGAAAGGTTGGTGTAGCAGCACTCTATGATGATATCTGTAATGAGGCTGGCTCGATGTGGGACTTCCCACAACAGCCTCCAACATCACATTTGCACGCTCACATCGAGATTGGTGATGGGAGCTGCAGTGTGGAGAGTGAATTGCAATCGTATGAAGCTGGTGGTTTGGGTCTCCTAATGGCCATCGAGGCCGAATCCTTGCATGTGCATGATGTCTCGATTAGAGGTCATGCCATTACCGTGTTTGCAGGTTGTGTGGAGCGCCTTAGGTGGTGCCGAGTGGAGAGGTGCCCCAACTTGGACACTGTCTTTCCTTCGAGTACCTATTTCTATTATATGGGAGGCCCTTGTCTGGAAACCATCTGGGCATCAGATCTCTTGATGGCCCGTTGCATTTGGGCCAGAGTTTTTGGTCAGGATTACAACTTCAAAAATCTGGAACACCTGCACCTCCACTCATGCCCAAGCTTAGGGTACGCGCTTCCGGTGTGTTGGGGCGACTCGTTCCTCCGCTTGAAGACCCTCTACATCATCAGTTGCAGTGGCCTCGTGCACATATTTGTGCAAACCAAAAAGAAGCATCCTCCAAGCAGTGTCCAGTTCCCAAAGCTGACCACGATCCACCTGCACGACCTGCCGTCGCTACAGCAGATATGCGAGGACGCCGAGACACAGGCGCCCGCACTGGAGAAGACCAGAATCAGGGGATGCTGGAGCTTGCGCCGGCTGCCGGCCTTGAAGGGCCGCGAGCCGGGCATGAGGAGGCCGACGGTGGAGATAGAGAAGGACGTGTGGGACGCTCTCGAGTGGGGCGGGGTGGAGTCAGGGCACCACCCTTCCCTCTACGAGGCGCCCGTGCAGTCGCGGTACCACAAGAGGCCCATGCCGAGGGGCACCGTTCTCAG GTGA